A window from Streptomyces sp. NBC_00335 encodes these proteins:
- a CDS encoding TIGR03086 family metal-binding protein, translating into MPDPLLERHAEALRLFGQYVHAVSDAQWDAPTPCSEWSVRDLVNHVTAEQLWIPPLVTDGRTVEDIGSTFNGDVLGTDPAAAWDEASAAAHTAFEIPGALDRTVRLSYGPALGSAYCSELTADCVVHTWDLARGIGGDDRLPDGLVEFSIKEVMPYVDGLAASGMYAAPLEIPAGASAQTRLLALLGRSG; encoded by the coding sequence ATGCCGGACCCGCTGCTGGAGCGGCACGCCGAAGCGCTGCGACTCTTCGGCCAGTACGTCCACGCGGTCTCGGACGCGCAGTGGGACGCGCCGACGCCCTGCAGCGAATGGAGCGTGCGCGACCTGGTCAACCACGTCACCGCCGAACAACTGTGGATACCGCCCCTGGTCACCGACGGCCGCACCGTCGAGGACATCGGCAGCACCTTCAACGGAGACGTCCTCGGCACGGATCCGGCCGCCGCCTGGGACGAGGCCTCCGCCGCCGCGCACACCGCCTTCGAGATCCCCGGGGCGCTGGATCGCACCGTCCGGCTCTCGTACGGGCCCGCGCTCGGGTCGGCGTACTGCTCGGAGCTGACCGCCGACTGCGTCGTCCACACCTGGGACCTCGCACGGGGCATCGGCGGCGACGACCGGCTGCCCGACGGCCTCGTCGAGTTCTCCATCAAGGAGGTCATGCCCTACGTCGACGGGCTGGCCGCGAGCGGCATGTACGCGGCTCCGCTGGAGATCCCGGCCGGGGCGAGCGCCCAGACCCGGCTGCTCGCACTGCTGGGGAGGAGCGGCTGA
- a CDS encoding class I SAM-dependent methyltransferase: MNASEATRTAAATEPAHETAVYTHGHHESVLRSHRWRTAENSAAYLIGELRPGMSVLDVGCGPGTITADLAELVGPQGRVTAVDAARDVVDQAAAYAKERGLTGIEFATADVHALDFPDDSFDVVHAHQVLQHVGDPVQALREMRRVCRPGGIVAARDADYAAMTWYPATPGLEEWLDLYRRVARANGGEPDAGRRLRAWARAAGFTDVTCTATSWCYATEEEAAWWSSLWADRTTASAYAGIAIGGGHATRAQLSAVADAWHTWGAEPDAWFSVLNGEMICRA, encoded by the coding sequence ATGAACGCCTCGGAAGCCACTCGCACGGCAGCTGCCACGGAGCCCGCGCACGAAACCGCGGTCTACACGCACGGGCACCACGAGTCGGTGCTGCGCTCGCACCGCTGGCGCACCGCCGAGAACTCGGCCGCGTACCTGATCGGCGAGCTGCGCCCGGGGATGAGCGTCCTGGACGTGGGCTGCGGCCCGGGCACGATCACGGCGGACCTGGCGGAGCTGGTGGGGCCGCAGGGCCGGGTCACGGCGGTGGACGCGGCGCGGGACGTGGTCGACCAGGCCGCCGCTTACGCGAAGGAACGCGGACTGACCGGCATCGAGTTCGCCACGGCCGACGTCCACGCGCTGGACTTCCCCGACGACTCCTTCGACGTGGTCCACGCCCACCAGGTGCTGCAGCACGTGGGCGATCCGGTGCAGGCACTGCGCGAGATGCGCCGGGTGTGCCGGCCGGGCGGGATCGTCGCGGCGCGGGACGCGGACTACGCGGCGATGACCTGGTACCCCGCGACTCCGGGGCTGGAGGAGTGGCTGGACCTGTACCGGCGGGTCGCGCGCGCCAACGGCGGCGAGCCGGACGCCGGACGCCGCCTGCGCGCGTGGGCGCGGGCGGCGGGCTTCACGGACGTGACCTGCACGGCGACCTCCTGGTGCTACGCGACCGAGGAGGAGGCCGCGTGGTGGTCCTCGCTGTGGGCGGACCGTACGACGGCCTCGGCCTACGCCGGGATCGCGATCGGCGGTGGACACGCGACCCGGGCTCAGCTGTCGGCCGTCGCGGACGCCTGGCACACCTGGGGCGCGGAGCCGGACGCCTGGTTCTCGGTGCTGAACGGCGAGATGATCTGCCGCGCCTGA
- a CDS encoding SGNH/GDSL hydrolase family protein: MESSEQRRPTRYVALGDSQSEGVGDGDDRTGLRGCADRLAELIAVHEPDALYANLAVRGRLAAGVREGQLGPALALRPDLATVVAGVNDVLRPRFDADEVAGHLEAMFEALTAQGARVATVTFPDIAKLVPLAKGAAPRVTALNERIRQAAQRHGVAVADFARHEASTDPRMWSADRLHAAPSGHAMIAAGVAHALGLPGSDDAWTRPLPGPPPAAPAGLRGVAGELRWAVGFAGPWIGRRLRGRSSGDGRTAKRPELLPVRLAA, translated from the coding sequence GTGGAGAGCAGTGAGCAGCGACGGCCGACCCGGTACGTGGCGCTCGGCGACAGCCAGAGCGAGGGCGTGGGCGACGGGGACGACCGCACCGGGCTGCGCGGGTGCGCCGACCGGCTCGCCGAACTGATCGCGGTCCACGAGCCCGACGCGCTCTACGCCAACCTGGCCGTACGGGGCCGCCTCGCGGCGGGGGTCCGCGAGGGGCAGCTCGGGCCGGCCCTCGCGCTCCGCCCCGACCTGGCCACCGTGGTCGCCGGGGTCAACGACGTGCTGCGGCCCCGCTTCGACGCCGACGAGGTCGCCGGGCACCTGGAGGCGATGTTCGAGGCGCTGACCGCGCAGGGCGCCCGCGTCGCCACCGTCACCTTCCCCGACATCGCCAAGCTCGTCCCGCTCGCCAAGGGGGCGGCCCCGCGCGTCACCGCGCTCAACGAGCGGATACGGCAGGCGGCGCAGCGGCACGGGGTGGCCGTCGCCGACTTCGCCCGCCACGAGGCCTCCACCGACCCCCGGATGTGGAGCGCGGACCGGCTGCACGCCGCGCCGTCCGGCCACGCGATGATCGCCGCCGGTGTCGCGCACGCCCTGGGGCTGCCCGGTAGCGACGACGCCTGGACCCGCCCGCTGCCCGGCCCGCCGCCCGCCGCCCCGGCGGGGCTGCGGGGCGTCGCCGGGGAGCTGCGGTGGGCCGTGGGCTTCGCCGGGCCCTGGATCGGGCGCCGGCTGCGCGGGCGCTCCTCCGGAGACGGCCGTACGGCCAAGCGGCCCGAACTGCTCCCCGTACGCCTCGCGGCCTGA
- a CDS encoding PadR family transcriptional regulator translates to MALRHAVLAALLDEELSGYQLAKSFGTGVANFWHALPQQLYAELARLEREGFIAGREVVQDTRPNKRLFKVTDAGLAELERFTAAETKPCVIRDDLLVKVQAAEYVDTGALIAQLAERTAFATAKAELFEKLLRSMRGERTEEEFLRHGARIGPYLTCLRGLEFERANRAWYERTTIILNERRASRGEQ, encoded by the coding sequence TACCAGCTGGCCAAGTCCTTCGGCACGGGCGTGGCCAACTTCTGGCACGCCCTGCCCCAGCAGCTCTACGCCGAGCTGGCCAGGCTGGAGCGGGAGGGCTTCATCGCGGGCCGCGAGGTCGTCCAGGACACCCGGCCGAACAAGCGGCTGTTCAAGGTCACCGACGCCGGACTGGCCGAGCTGGAGCGCTTTACCGCCGCCGAGACCAAGCCCTGCGTCATCCGCGACGACCTGCTCGTGAAGGTCCAGGCGGCCGAGTACGTCGACACGGGGGCGCTGATCGCGCAGCTCGCGGAGCGGACCGCCTTCGCGACGGCCAAGGCCGAGCTGTTCGAGAAGCTGCTCCGCTCGATGCGCGGCGAGCGCACGGAGGAGGAGTTCCTGCGCCACGGCGCACGGATCGGCCCCTACCTCACCTGCCTGCGCGGCCTGGAGTTCGAGCGGGCCAACCGCGCCTGGTACGAGCGCACCACGATCATTCTGAACGAGAGGCGGGCATCCCGTGGAGAGCAGTGA